The Acipenser ruthenus chromosome 37, fAciRut3.2 maternal haplotype, whole genome shotgun sequence genome has a window encoding:
- the LOC131706835 gene encoding E3 ubiquitin-protein ligase NEURL3-like, which yields MGNRNTLSRLDHCKGTGHDLHLQTPSSHACHSQCLGPLSFHPQTHGSQITMHPGLHRVERRDTFRDGLVFTSRPVALMEHVILRVEESEGHWQGALRLGFTTHCPSCMNPDSLPPFACPNLKGRPGFWVGAIPEECARQGDRIAYWVNKKGELLYRVNSGETYLLLRGVNVNSTLWGLMDVYGQTRALQILGSTKRSAFGTQTSCPRNTPFDRRDTPVNPEPRTGGAEDCVVCLSSPVSTVLACGHACMCVPCAENVWDRIGTCPLCRKLIAEITITGSKSERSQLELEVSEKQALRSTENLDRLLEQTRDEQETTR from the exons ATGGGGAATCGGAACACTCTCTCGAGACTTG atcatTGTAAAGGGACCGGCCATGACCTACACCTCCAAACACCCTCCTCCCACGCGTGCCACAGTCAGTGCCTGGGACCCCTGAGCTTCCACCCACAAACCCACGGCTCCCAGATCACAATGCACCCGGGCCTCCACCGGGTGGAGCGGAGAGACACCTTCAGAGACGGCCTCGTGTTCACCAGCCGGCCGGTGGCGCTGATGGAGCACGTGATCCTGCGAGTGGAGGAGAGCGAGGGGCACTGGCAAGGAGCTCTGCGGCTGGGCTTCACCACTCACTGCCCCTCCTGCATGAACCCCGACTCTCTGCCCCCCTTCGCCTGCCCTAATCTGAAGGGCCGGCCTGGGTTCTGGGTGGGGGCGATCCCAGAGGAGTGCGCCCGGCAGGGGGACAGGATCGCGTATTGGGTGAACAAGAAAGGGGAGTTGCTGTACAGAGTGAACAGTGGAGAGACGTACCTGCTGCTCAGAGGGGTCAATGTGAACAGTACACTGTGGGGGCTGATGGATGTGTACGGACAGACACGCGCGCTGCAGATACTAG GCTCGACGAAGAGGAGTGCGTTCGGCACCCAAACCTCCTGCCCTCGAAACACGCCCTTCGACCGGCGAGACACCCCAGTGAACCCCGAACCCCGAACAg GGGGCGCTGAAGACTGCGTGGTTTGCCTCTCCAGTCCCGTGAGCACCGTTCTCGCTTGTGGTCACGCCTGCATGTGTGTCCCGTGTGCGGAAAACGTGTGGGACCGGATCGGAACATGTCCTTTGTGTCGGAAACTAATCGCTGAGATCACGATAACCGGCTCCAAATCTGAGAGATCGCAACTGGAACTGGAAGTGAGTGAGAAACAAGCATTAAGAAGCACTGAGAActtggacaggctcctagaacaaacaagagatgaacaggagacgacccggtag